The Virgibacillus sp. MSP4-1 genome has a segment encoding these proteins:
- a CDS encoding HD-GYP domain-containing protein — translation MLVHPSQLKPGCIVEREVKGHTANPIIPKETVVGTVHIQVLEHFGVENIEVSSYLVNGELFTPEEKGEQERNIEQQMDPFAVKYAKGVEKTKEMFFKWQAGNPVDLPKVREMLIPLILQAENDSGIIFSLHHHVDKENYFFHHFVAKALISAFIAKRMNLPQGDRIQTGLAAYLSDCGMSRIPKHILNKSERLSTEEFNEVKQHPIYSYRLAEDMTALKQETKTSILQHHERMDGSGYPFGLSHQKIHSYARMIAVSDIFHAMVCERPYKPRQSPFRAVEEIQKQMIGKLDLEVVQILVAGLANFSSGTRIRLSDQRAGEIVFIEEKNPTRPMVRMDNDGEIIVLKDHPHLHIEEVLA, via the coding sequence TTGCTAGTTCATCCCAGTCAGCTTAAACCCGGTTGCATCGTAGAGCGGGAAGTAAAAGGGCATACAGCGAATCCGATAATACCAAAAGAAACAGTGGTTGGAACTGTTCATATACAGGTATTGGAGCACTTCGGGGTAGAAAATATAGAGGTTTCCTCATACCTTGTCAACGGAGAACTATTTACTCCGGAAGAAAAAGGAGAACAGGAAAGAAACATTGAACAGCAAATGGACCCCTTTGCCGTTAAATATGCAAAAGGCGTTGAGAAAACAAAGGAAATGTTTTTCAAATGGCAGGCAGGAAATCCGGTAGACCTTCCCAAAGTCAGAGAAATGCTCATCCCGCTGATCCTGCAGGCCGAAAATGACTCAGGGATTATCTTTTCTCTTCATCACCATGTGGATAAAGAAAATTATTTTTTCCATCACTTTGTGGCAAAAGCATTAATTTCAGCGTTTATTGCCAAACGCATGAATTTGCCACAGGGAGACCGGATTCAGACAGGTTTAGCTGCTTATTTAAGTGATTGCGGAATGTCCCGGATTCCGAAACATATTTTAAATAAATCCGAACGCCTGTCAACTGAAGAGTTTAATGAGGTCAAGCAGCACCCGATTTATTCTTACCGGTTGGCAGAAGATATGACAGCCCTGAAGCAGGAAACAAAAACATCTATTTTGCAGCATCATGAAAGAATGGATGGCAGTGGGTACCCATTTGGGCTAAGCCACCAGAAAATCCATTCGTATGCAAGAATGATAGCGGTAAGCGATATATTCCATGCGATGGTTTGTGAAAGACCTTATAAGCCTAGACAGTCCCCCTTTAGGGCTGTAGAGGAAATACAAAAACAAATGATTGGAAAACTGGACCTTGAAGTGGTTCAAATATTAGTGGCAGGACTGGCGAATTTTTCGAGTGGAACGAGAATCCGATTATCCGATCAGCGTGCTGGAGAAATCGTATTTATAGAGGAGAAAAATCCGACAAGGCCCATGGTACGGATGGACAATGATGGTGAGATTATTGTTTTAAAGGATCATCCACATTTGCATATAGAAGAAGTACTGGCATAA
- the gyrA gene encoding DNA gyrase subunit A, giving the protein MVDQDRPQVQEINLNQEMRTSFLDYAMSVIVARALPDVRDGMKPVHRRILYAMHDLGMHADKAYKKSARIVGEVIGKYHPHGDSAVYDAMVRMAQDFNYRYPLVDGHGNFGSVDGDSAAAMRYTEARMSKISMEILRDINKDTIDYIDNYDGTEREPAVLPARFPNLLVNGAAGIAVGMATNIPPHQLGEVIDAVLAVSKNPEITISELMENYIYGPDFPTGGQILGRRGIRQAFETGKGSITVRAKSEITEMNNGKSSIIVTEIPFQVNKAKLIEKIAELVRDKKIDGITDLRDESDRDGMRIVIEMRRDVNPNVVLNNLYKQTALQTTFGINTLALVDGEPKVLNLKQALTHYLDHQKVVIKRRTAYELRKAEARAHILQGLRIALDHLDEVISLIRNSKTTDIAREELISRFELSEKQAQAILDMRLQRLTGLEREKIENEYSDLMKLIGELKEILADEEKVLEIIREELTEIKERFNDERKTEIMTGGSDFIEDEDLIPEETIVVTLTHKGYIKRLPASTYRTQRRGGRGVQGMGTNEDDFVEHLLSTSTHDTILFFSNKGKVYKTKGYEIPAFGRTAKGIPLVNVLEVEKGEWINAMIAISEFSEDWYLFFTTEQGISKRTTLSQFANIRRGGLRAINLREDDELISVRLTDGNKQIMIGTRQGYLIRFDEQDVRSMGRTAAGVKGITLRDEEDKVVSMEILDETTQVLTVTNKGFGKRTKADEYRTTNRGGKGILTCHLTEKNGHVVAVKAVTGDEDLILITESGMLIRMPVESISETGRNTQGVKLIRLEEGEEVSTVARIAQEDEEDEQEHEESGEADTDQEPDQDGELTE; this is encoded by the coding sequence ATGGTGGATCAGGATCGTCCACAGGTTCAGGAAATAAATTTGAATCAGGAGATGCGTACGTCATTTTTGGATTACGCAATGAGTGTTATTGTTGCTCGTGCCCTTCCTGATGTTCGCGACGGAATGAAACCCGTACATAGAAGAATATTATATGCCATGCATGATTTAGGTATGCATGCAGACAAAGCTTATAAAAAATCCGCCCGTATTGTCGGGGAAGTTATCGGTAAGTACCATCCCCATGGGGACTCGGCTGTATACGATGCAATGGTTCGTATGGCACAGGATTTTAACTATCGTTATCCTCTGGTTGATGGACATGGAAATTTCGGTTCTGTTGATGGAGATTCAGCTGCTGCGATGCGTTACACAGAAGCTCGTATGTCCAAAATTTCCATGGAGATTTTACGGGATATCAATAAAGATACGATTGATTATATTGATAACTATGATGGGACAGAAAGAGAACCGGCAGTCCTGCCTGCCCGTTTTCCTAATTTACTGGTGAATGGTGCAGCAGGTATTGCAGTCGGAATGGCTACTAATATTCCTCCCCATCAACTGGGAGAGGTAATTGATGCGGTCTTAGCTGTCAGTAAAAACCCGGAAATCACCATCAGTGAACTCATGGAAAACTATATTTATGGACCGGATTTCCCTACTGGTGGACAGATTCTTGGACGCAGAGGAATCCGTCAGGCCTTTGAAACCGGAAAGGGATCCATTACGGTCCGTGCAAAATCAGAAATTACGGAAATGAACAATGGAAAATCATCCATTATTGTTACCGAGATTCCCTTCCAGGTAAACAAGGCAAAATTAATTGAAAAAATTGCTGAGCTTGTTCGGGATAAGAAAATTGATGGAATTACAGACCTTCGTGATGAATCCGACCGTGATGGTATGCGGATTGTGATTGAAATGCGCAGGGATGTGAATCCCAATGTCGTCCTAAATAATTTATACAAGCAGACAGCTCTTCAAACCACTTTCGGAATCAATACGCTGGCTCTGGTTGATGGAGAGCCAAAAGTTTTAAATCTAAAACAGGCCTTAACCCATTACCTAGATCATCAGAAAGTGGTCATTAAAAGAAGAACGGCTTATGAACTGAGAAAAGCTGAAGCAAGGGCTCATATTCTGCAGGGTCTGCGTATTGCCTTAGATCACCTTGATGAAGTTATTTCTCTTATTCGCAATTCCAAAACGACCGATATTGCCAGAGAAGAGCTGATCAGCCGGTTTGAATTATCCGAAAAGCAGGCACAGGCAATTTTGGATATGCGTCTCCAGCGTTTGACAGGTCTGGAACGTGAAAAGATAGAGAATGAATATAGTGACTTAATGAAGCTAATTGGAGAGTTAAAAGAAATTTTGGCTGATGAAGAGAAAGTACTGGAAATTATTCGAGAAGAATTAACCGAGATTAAAGAGCGTTTTAACGATGAAAGAAAGACAGAAATTATGACAGGTGGATCCGACTTTATTGAGGATGAGGATCTGATTCCTGAAGAAACCATTGTTGTTACGCTCACACATAAAGGGTATATTAAGCGTCTTCCAGCTTCCACCTATCGTACACAGAGACGCGGAGGACGTGGTGTTCAGGGAATGGGTACGAATGAGGATGACTTTGTGGAGCATCTTCTATCTACGTCCACACATGACACCATTCTTTTCTTCTCTAATAAAGGGAAAGTTTATAAAACGAAGGGCTATGAAATTCCTGCCTTTGGACGAACAGCTAAAGGAATTCCATTAGTTAATGTGCTGGAAGTTGAAAAAGGTGAATGGATTAATGCTATGATTGCCATCAGTGAGTTCTCTGAGGATTGGTATTTATTCTTCACCACTGAACAGGGAATATCCAAACGCACGACCCTATCTCAGTTTGCCAATATCCGCAGAGGCGGTCTCAGAGCTATTAATCTGAGAGAAGATGATGAACTGATTTCCGTGCGACTTACCGATGGAAATAAACAAATTATGATTGGGACCAGACAGGGGTACTTAATCCGTTTTGATGAACAGGATGTACGTTCCATGGGACGTACGGCTGCTGGTGTAAAAGGTATTACCTTAAGAGATGAAGAAGATAAGGTGGTATCCATGGAAATCCTCGATGAAACTACTCAGGTTCTGACGGTTACCAATAAAGGTTTTGGGAAGCGAACAAAGGCTGATGAATATCGAACAACAAACCGTGGCGGAAAAGGAATTCTGACCTGTCATTTAACAGAGAAGAACGGACATGTAGTTGCGGTTAAAGCTGTGACCGGTGATGAGGACCTGATATTAATTACGGAAAGCGGAATGCTTATCCGAATGCCTGTAGAAAGCATTTCCGAGACAGGTCGTAATACTCAAGGGGTTAAACTCATTCGCCTTGAAGAAGGAGAGGAAGTTTCAACCGTAGCAAGGATTGCCCAGGAAGATGAAGAAGATGAACAGGAACATGAAGAATCCGGTGAAGCAGACACGGATCAAGAACCTGATCAGGACGGGGAATTAACAGAATAA